The Oncorhynchus mykiss isolate Arlee chromosome 28, USDA_OmykA_1.1, whole genome shotgun sequence genome includes a window with the following:
- the fam151a gene encoding protein FAM151A isoform X1, whose translation MYEEGKKKEEEENEDLRRYCRYFTKEQLIMLCVCIALLVLLLVIIITSVLLTQNGGRASETILPFPTDGDMLDFLVQTGDIRERDALYATWYHRANNKSEMNIALQSSIMVLEADVTVQGYATVNVTTIPIMAHPPAVYSDNTLDQWLDAVLQSKKGIKLDFKCIQAVTPSLGILSMKNQTKGINRPVWLNADILPGPNVPAFWPVIDGPEFLAMIQQSFPDVTISPVWAVLYLPQFPNVTYTQAMVEDMYAIIKNVPQTVTFPVHALMAKNGWPHISWLLSQSPKFSLTLWQSQEKNPSVNDLLFVRDNTNPKRVYYDIYEPVLSQFKEAAKQRDRQRRFYPGGDLIDYFQPKYRDGLYIQWNTVTDRASLLSLLSDSASGMLIIPVGSGSAQPGVPVVDGSRPEFLLQDSLNLVLASPKPFGIYLRIQSQSQLEPSLHLLSSAYHSDLLYRPVWVNMALSHGAFQTQGYISGREFLHTVNQVFPYVTLAPSWPLEVLREGYNRAMVDDMEVLLKEVWQAVSLQVRAEPLGRSVEGQRRIREVQSRYSLTVETGIESGIDEEAGPQAIMANLSGSKDRSLFFYN comes from the exons atgtatgaagaaggaaagaagaaagaggaagaagagaatGAAGACCTGAGGAGATATTGTCGATACTTTACTAAAGAACAGTTGATCATGCTGTGTGTCTGTATTGCTCTGCTTGTGCTGCTTCTGGTCATCATCATCACCTCTGTTCTCCTGACTCAAAATGgag GTAGGGCATCTGAAACGATCCTGCCGTTCCCTACTGATGGAGACATGCTGGACTTCCTCGTCCAAACTGGAGACATCAGGGAGAGAGACGCGCTGTACGCCACCTGGTATCACCGTGCCAACAACAAGTCAGAGATGAACATAGCACTGCaaa GTTCTATCATGGTTTTGGAGGCTGATGTGACTGTGCAGGGATACGCTACAGTCAACGTGACCACCATCCCCATCATGGCTCATCCTCCTGCTGTCTACAGTGACAACACTCTGGACCAGTGGCTGGATGCTGTGCTCCAGTCAAAGAAAG GCATAAAGCTGGACTTCAAATGCATCCAGGCGGTGACTCCCTCTCTGGGCATCCTGAGCATGAAGAACCAGACTAAAGGCATCAACCGGCCGGTGTGGCTGAACGCTGACATCCTCCCTGGGCCAAACGTCCCAGCCTTCTGGCCTGTCATCGACGGACCTGA GTTCTTGGCCATGATCCAGCAGAGTTTTCCAGACGTGACCATCTCTCCTGTATGGGCAGTTCTGTATCTGCCCCAGTTCCCAAACGTCACCTACACACAGGCCATGGTGGAGGACATGTACGCCATCATCAAAAATGTCCCTCAGACAGTTACCTTCCCCGTCCACGCGCTCATGGCCAAGAACGGATGGCCTCACATCAGCTGGTTACTCAGCCAGTCACCAAA GTTCAGTCTGACTCTGTGGCAGAGCCAGGAAAAGAACCCCAGTGTGAATGACCTGCTGTTCGTCAGAGACAACACCAACCCTAAGCGAGTCTACTATGACATATATGAACCTGTCCTGTCCCAGTTTAAAGAAGCTGCCA AGCAAAGAGATCGGCAGAGGAGGTTCTACCCTGGAGGAGACCTGATTGACTATTTCCAGCCGAAATATAGAGATGGCTTGTACATCCAGTGGAACACAGTCACAGACAGAGCCTCACTGCTTTCTCTGCTGTCAG ACAGTGCCAGTGGCATGCTCATCATTCCAGTAGGATCTGGTTCCGCCCAGCCTGGGGTCCCAGTGGTGGATGGCTCCCGTCCAGAGTTCCTTCTCCAGGACTCCCTGAACCTGGTTCTGGCCTCTCCAAAACCCTTTGGTATCTATTTAAGGATCCAGTCCCAGAGCCAGCTGGAACCCTCTCTCCACCTGCTCAGCTCAGCCTACCACAGCGACCTCCTGTACCGCCCCGTCTGGGTCAACATGGCTCTGTCCCATGGAGCCTTCCAGACCCAGGGCTACATCTCTGGGAGGGAGTTCCTCCACACAGTCAACCAGGTGTTCCCCTATGTGACCCTGGCCCCCAGCTGGCCTCTTGAAGTCCTGAGGGAGGGGTATAACAGGGCCATGGTGGATGACATGGAGGTTTTACTGAAGGAGGTGTGGCAGGCTGTGTCCCTGCAGGTGAGGGCGGAGCCACTGGGGAGATCTGTGGAGGGACAGAGAAGGATTCGGGAGGTGCAGTCAAGGTACTCACTTACAGTGGAGACCGGGATAGAAAGTGGGATTGATGAGGAGGCAGGACCACAGGCAATCATGGCCAACCTCTCTGGGAGCAAAGACAGAAGCTTGTTTTTTTATAACTGA
- the fam151a gene encoding protein FAM151A isoform X2: protein MLDFLVQTGDIRERDALYATWYHRANNKSEMNIALQSSIMVLEADVTVQGYATVNVTTIPIMAHPPAVYSDNTLDQWLDAVLQSKKGIKLDFKCIQAVTPSLGILSMKNQTKGINRPVWLNADILPGPNVPAFWPVIDGPEFLAMIQQSFPDVTISPVWAVLYLPQFPNVTYTQAMVEDMYAIIKNVPQTVTFPVHALMAKNGWPHISWLLSQSPKFSLTLWQSQEKNPSVNDLLFVRDNTNPKRVYYDIYEPVLSQFKEAAKQRDRQRRFYPGGDLIDYFQPKYRDGLYIQWNTVTDRASLLSLLSDSASGMLIIPVGSGSAQPGVPVVDGSRPEFLLQDSLNLVLASPKPFGIYLRIQSQSQLEPSLHLLSSAYHSDLLYRPVWVNMALSHGAFQTQGYISGREFLHTVNQVFPYVTLAPSWPLEVLREGYNRAMVDDMEVLLKEVWQAVSLQVRAEPLGRSVEGQRRIREVQSRYSLTVETGIESGIDEEAGPQAIMANLSGSKDRSLFFYN, encoded by the exons ATGCTGGACTTCCTCGTCCAAACTGGAGACATCAGGGAGAGAGACGCGCTGTACGCCACCTGGTATCACCGTGCCAACAACAAGTCAGAGATGAACATAGCACTGCaaa GTTCTATCATGGTTTTGGAGGCTGATGTGACTGTGCAGGGATACGCTACAGTCAACGTGACCACCATCCCCATCATGGCTCATCCTCCTGCTGTCTACAGTGACAACACTCTGGACCAGTGGCTGGATGCTGTGCTCCAGTCAAAGAAAG GCATAAAGCTGGACTTCAAATGCATCCAGGCGGTGACTCCCTCTCTGGGCATCCTGAGCATGAAGAACCAGACTAAAGGCATCAACCGGCCGGTGTGGCTGAACGCTGACATCCTCCCTGGGCCAAACGTCCCAGCCTTCTGGCCTGTCATCGACGGACCTGA GTTCTTGGCCATGATCCAGCAGAGTTTTCCAGACGTGACCATCTCTCCTGTATGGGCAGTTCTGTATCTGCCCCAGTTCCCAAACGTCACCTACACACAGGCCATGGTGGAGGACATGTACGCCATCATCAAAAATGTCCCTCAGACAGTTACCTTCCCCGTCCACGCGCTCATGGCCAAGAACGGATGGCCTCACATCAGCTGGTTACTCAGCCAGTCACCAAA GTTCAGTCTGACTCTGTGGCAGAGCCAGGAAAAGAACCCCAGTGTGAATGACCTGCTGTTCGTCAGAGACAACACCAACCCTAAGCGAGTCTACTATGACATATATGAACCTGTCCTGTCCCAGTTTAAAGAAGCTGCCA AGCAAAGAGATCGGCAGAGGAGGTTCTACCCTGGAGGAGACCTGATTGACTATTTCCAGCCGAAATATAGAGATGGCTTGTACATCCAGTGGAACACAGTCACAGACAGAGCCTCACTGCTTTCTCTGCTGTCAG ACAGTGCCAGTGGCATGCTCATCATTCCAGTAGGATCTGGTTCCGCCCAGCCTGGGGTCCCAGTGGTGGATGGCTCCCGTCCAGAGTTCCTTCTCCAGGACTCCCTGAACCTGGTTCTGGCCTCTCCAAAACCCTTTGGTATCTATTTAAGGATCCAGTCCCAGAGCCAGCTGGAACCCTCTCTCCACCTGCTCAGCTCAGCCTACCACAGCGACCTCCTGTACCGCCCCGTCTGGGTCAACATGGCTCTGTCCCATGGAGCCTTCCAGACCCAGGGCTACATCTCTGGGAGGGAGTTCCTCCACACAGTCAACCAGGTGTTCCCCTATGTGACCCTGGCCCCCAGCTGGCCTCTTGAAGTCCTGAGGGAGGGGTATAACAGGGCCATGGTGGATGACATGGAGGTTTTACTGAAGGAGGTGTGGCAGGCTGTGTCCCTGCAGGTGAGGGCGGAGCCACTGGGGAGATCTGTGGAGGGACAGAGAAGGATTCGGGAGGTGCAGTCAAGGTACTCACTTACAGTGGAGACCGGGATAGAAAGTGGGATTGATGAGGAGGCAGGACCACAGGCAATCATGGCCAACCTCTCTGGGAGCAAAGACAGAAGCTTGTTTTTTTATAACTGA
- the LOC110508834 gene encoding acyl-coenzyme A thioesterase 11-like isoform X1, with amino-acid sequence MSRPQDELAEEGEEVFRNLTEVKKSQIVMPCHANHRQELSVGQLLKWMDSTACLSAERHAGCPCVTASVDDIHFEHTIGVGQVVNIKAKVNRAFNTSMEVGIVVNCEDLFSDSHWRVCQAFATFVTQRTMGGKCVRAFVCVFVCARVFTPQVQLRPLVPRTQAEQVEHSLAAERRRMRLVHADIMKDLLTNRAFQQVEVQEAEKAVPAERTQVESVELVLPPHANHQVNTFGGQIMAWMENVATIAASRLCNAHPTLRSIDMFHFRGPSQVGDRLVLKAIVNNAFKNSMEVGVCAEAYQGEEPLRHINSAFMTFEVCDRDGKPCTLPKIQPEPLEGRRRYQEAIARKKIRLDRKYIISCKQTEVPLSVPWDLSNQVYLSYNNVSALKMLATRNNWVLNSEKNKVSLYTLEQKQVLSFKIEFEADVPAERAFMVLSDLSKRVEWDPNYERCELIRRVDDDDFLYRVVTPSICRGGVSCSSSANQGGMVQDFILLASRRPPCDSGDPYVIALRSVTLPTHPPTEGYNRGEVLCAGFSIMEVSNTVSKISYFNQASPEVLPYISTDIAGLSSSFYSTFCTCSTFLQDNRDNPTPKDQPPSSTLNSTLL; translated from the exons ATGAGCAGACCACAGGATGAGTtggcagaggagggggaggaggtgttcAGGAACCTTACAGAGGTAAAGAAGAGCCAGATAGTGATGCCCTGCCATGCCAACCACCGGCAGGAGCTCAGTGTGGGTCAGCTGCTCAAATGGATGGACTCTACAGCCTGTctttcag CTGAAAGGCATGCTGGGTGTCCTTGTGTCACCGCCTCGGTCGATGACATCCACTTTGAACACACTATTgg ggTTGGACAGGTGGTCAACATCAAGGCCAAAGTCAACCGAGCTTTCAACACCAGCATGGAG GTTGGCATCGTGGTGAACTGTGAGGACCTGTTCAGCGATAGCCACTGGAGGGTGTGTCAGGCATTTGCCACGTTTGTCACCCAGCGCACTATGGGAGGAAAG tgcgtgcgtgcatttgtgtgtgtgtttgtgtgtgcgcgtgtgttcaCTCCACAGGTGCAGCTGCGTCCGTTGGTCCCCCGTACTCAGGCGGAGCAGGTGGAGCACAGCCTAgcagctgagaggaggaggatgaggctgGTCCACGCTGACATCATGAAGGACCTGCTCACCAACAGGGCCTTTCAACAAG tgGAGGTCCAGGAGGCTGAGAAGGCAGTGCCAGCAGAGAGGACGCAGGTAGAGAGTGTAGAGTTGGTTCTCCCTCCTCATGCCAACCACCAGGTCAACACGTTCGGAGGACAGATCATGGCCTGGATGGAGAACGTGGCTACTATCGCTGCTAg tcgTCTGTGTAACGCCCACCCCACCCTGCGGAGCATTGACATGTTCCATTTCAGGGGTCCCTCACAAGTGGGCGACCGGCTGGTCCTCAAAGCCATCGTAAACAACGCATTCAAGAACAG CATGGAGGTGGGCGTGTGTGCAGAGGCCTATCAGGGGGAGGAGCCTCTGAGGCACATCAACAGCGCCTTCATGACCTTTGAGGTCTGCGACAGGGATGGCAAGCCCTGCACGTTGCCAAAAATACAACCTGAACCCCTG GAGGGAAGGAGACGGTATCAGGAGGCCATCGCTAGAAAGAAAATACGACTTGACAG GAAGTACATAATATCCTGCAAGCAGACCGAGGTGCCCTTATCTGTACCGTGGGACCTCAGCAACCAG GTGTACCTGAGCTACAACAACGTGTCTGCTTTGAAGATGCTGGCTACCAGAAACAACTGGGTGTTAAACTCTGAGAAAAACAAG GTGAGCCTGTATACCCTGGAGCAGAAGCAGGTGTTGAGTTTTAAGATTGAGTTTGAGGCAGACGTCCCGGCTGAGAGGGCCTTCATGGTGCTCTCTGACCTCAGCAAGAGAGTGGAGTGGGATCCAAACTACGA GAGGTGTGAGCTGATTCGTAGGGTGGACGATGATGACTTTCTGTACCGCGTGGTGACTCCCTCCATATGCCGGGGTGGGGTCAGTTGCAGCTCTTCAGCCAATCAGGGAGGGATGGTCCAGGACTTCATTCTCCTGGCCTCCAGGAGACCACCGTGTGACAGCGG gGACCCTTATGTTATTGCTCTGCGTTCGgtcactctacccacacaccctccTACAGAGGGCTACAACAGAGGGGAGGTGCTGTGTGCCGGCTTCAGCATCATGGAGGTCTCCAACACTGTATCCAAG ATCTCCTACTTCAACCAGGCGTCTCCCGAGGTCCTGCCCTACATCTCCACAGACATCGCCGGGCTCTCCTCCAGCTTCTACAGCACCTTCTGCACCTGTAGTACCTTCCTCCAGGACAACAGGGACAACCCTACCCCCAAAGACCAACCACCCTCCTCCACACTGAATAGTACACTACTGTAA
- the LOC110508834 gene encoding acyl-coenzyme A thioesterase 11-like isoform X2, which yields MSRPQDELAEEGEEVFRNLTEVKKSQIVMPCHANHRQELSVGQLLKWMDSTACLSAERHAGCPCVTASVDDIHFEHTIGVGQVVNIKAKVNRAFNTSMEVGIVVNCEDLFSDSHWRVCQAFATFVTQRTMGGKVQLRPLVPRTQAEQVEHSLAAERRRMRLVHADIMKDLLTNRAFQQVEVQEAEKAVPAERTQVESVELVLPPHANHQVNTFGGQIMAWMENVATIAASRLCNAHPTLRSIDMFHFRGPSQVGDRLVLKAIVNNAFKNSMEVGVCAEAYQGEEPLRHINSAFMTFEVCDRDGKPCTLPKIQPEPLEGRRRYQEAIARKKIRLDRKYIISCKQTEVPLSVPWDLSNQVYLSYNNVSALKMLATRNNWVLNSEKNKVSLYTLEQKQVLSFKIEFEADVPAERAFMVLSDLSKRVEWDPNYERCELIRRVDDDDFLYRVVTPSICRGGVSCSSSANQGGMVQDFILLASRRPPCDSGDPYVIALRSVTLPTHPPTEGYNRGEVLCAGFSIMEVSNTVSKISYFNQASPEVLPYISTDIAGLSSSFYSTFCTCSTFLQDNRDNPTPKDQPPSSTLNSTLL from the exons ATGAGCAGACCACAGGATGAGTtggcagaggagggggaggaggtgttcAGGAACCTTACAGAGGTAAAGAAGAGCCAGATAGTGATGCCCTGCCATGCCAACCACCGGCAGGAGCTCAGTGTGGGTCAGCTGCTCAAATGGATGGACTCTACAGCCTGTctttcag CTGAAAGGCATGCTGGGTGTCCTTGTGTCACCGCCTCGGTCGATGACATCCACTTTGAACACACTATTgg ggTTGGACAGGTGGTCAACATCAAGGCCAAAGTCAACCGAGCTTTCAACACCAGCATGGAG GTTGGCATCGTGGTGAACTGTGAGGACCTGTTCAGCGATAGCCACTGGAGGGTGTGTCAGGCATTTGCCACGTTTGTCACCCAGCGCACTATGGGAGGAAAG GTGCAGCTGCGTCCGTTGGTCCCCCGTACTCAGGCGGAGCAGGTGGAGCACAGCCTAgcagctgagaggaggaggatgaggctgGTCCACGCTGACATCATGAAGGACCTGCTCACCAACAGGGCCTTTCAACAAG tgGAGGTCCAGGAGGCTGAGAAGGCAGTGCCAGCAGAGAGGACGCAGGTAGAGAGTGTAGAGTTGGTTCTCCCTCCTCATGCCAACCACCAGGTCAACACGTTCGGAGGACAGATCATGGCCTGGATGGAGAACGTGGCTACTATCGCTGCTAg tcgTCTGTGTAACGCCCACCCCACCCTGCGGAGCATTGACATGTTCCATTTCAGGGGTCCCTCACAAGTGGGCGACCGGCTGGTCCTCAAAGCCATCGTAAACAACGCATTCAAGAACAG CATGGAGGTGGGCGTGTGTGCAGAGGCCTATCAGGGGGAGGAGCCTCTGAGGCACATCAACAGCGCCTTCATGACCTTTGAGGTCTGCGACAGGGATGGCAAGCCCTGCACGTTGCCAAAAATACAACCTGAACCCCTG GAGGGAAGGAGACGGTATCAGGAGGCCATCGCTAGAAAGAAAATACGACTTGACAG GAAGTACATAATATCCTGCAAGCAGACCGAGGTGCCCTTATCTGTACCGTGGGACCTCAGCAACCAG GTGTACCTGAGCTACAACAACGTGTCTGCTTTGAAGATGCTGGCTACCAGAAACAACTGGGTGTTAAACTCTGAGAAAAACAAG GTGAGCCTGTATACCCTGGAGCAGAAGCAGGTGTTGAGTTTTAAGATTGAGTTTGAGGCAGACGTCCCGGCTGAGAGGGCCTTCATGGTGCTCTCTGACCTCAGCAAGAGAGTGGAGTGGGATCCAAACTACGA GAGGTGTGAGCTGATTCGTAGGGTGGACGATGATGACTTTCTGTACCGCGTGGTGACTCCCTCCATATGCCGGGGTGGGGTCAGTTGCAGCTCTTCAGCCAATCAGGGAGGGATGGTCCAGGACTTCATTCTCCTGGCCTCCAGGAGACCACCGTGTGACAGCGG gGACCCTTATGTTATTGCTCTGCGTTCGgtcactctacccacacaccctccTACAGAGGGCTACAACAGAGGGGAGGTGCTGTGTGCCGGCTTCAGCATCATGGAGGTCTCCAACACTGTATCCAAG ATCTCCTACTTCAACCAGGCGTCTCCCGAGGTCCTGCCCTACATCTCCACAGACATCGCCGGGCTCTCCTCCAGCTTCTACAGCACCTTCTGCACCTGTAGTACCTTCCTCCAGGACAACAGGGACAACCCTACCCCCAAAGACCAACCACCCTCCTCCACACTGAATAGTACACTACTGTAA
- the LOC110508834 gene encoding acyl-coenzyme A thioesterase 11-like isoform X3: MKLAERHAGCPCVTASVDDIHFEHTIGVGQVVNIKAKVNRAFNTSMEVGIVVNCEDLFSDSHWRVCQAFATFVTQRTMGGKCVRAFVCVFVCARVFTPQVQLRPLVPRTQAEQVEHSLAAERRRMRLVHADIMKDLLTNRAFQQVEVQEAEKAVPAERTQVESVELVLPPHANHQVNTFGGQIMAWMENVATIAASRLCNAHPTLRSIDMFHFRGPSQVGDRLVLKAIVNNAFKNSMEVGVCAEAYQGEEPLRHINSAFMTFEVCDRDGKPCTLPKIQPEPLEGRRRYQEAIARKKIRLDRKYIISCKQTEVPLSVPWDLSNQVYLSYNNVSALKMLATRNNWVLNSEKNKVSLYTLEQKQVLSFKIEFEADVPAERAFMVLSDLSKRVEWDPNYERCELIRRVDDDDFLYRVVTPSICRGGVSCSSSANQGGMVQDFILLASRRPPCDSGDPYVIALRSVTLPTHPPTEGYNRGEVLCAGFSIMEVSNTVSKISYFNQASPEVLPYISTDIAGLSSSFYSTFCTCSTFLQDNRDNPTPKDQPPSSTLNSTLL, encoded by the exons atgaaactgg CTGAAAGGCATGCTGGGTGTCCTTGTGTCACCGCCTCGGTCGATGACATCCACTTTGAACACACTATTgg ggTTGGACAGGTGGTCAACATCAAGGCCAAAGTCAACCGAGCTTTCAACACCAGCATGGAG GTTGGCATCGTGGTGAACTGTGAGGACCTGTTCAGCGATAGCCACTGGAGGGTGTGTCAGGCATTTGCCACGTTTGTCACCCAGCGCACTATGGGAGGAAAG tgcgtgcgtgcatttgtgtgtgtgtttgtgtgtgcgcgtgtgttcaCTCCACAGGTGCAGCTGCGTCCGTTGGTCCCCCGTACTCAGGCGGAGCAGGTGGAGCACAGCCTAgcagctgagaggaggaggatgaggctgGTCCACGCTGACATCATGAAGGACCTGCTCACCAACAGGGCCTTTCAACAAG tgGAGGTCCAGGAGGCTGAGAAGGCAGTGCCAGCAGAGAGGACGCAGGTAGAGAGTGTAGAGTTGGTTCTCCCTCCTCATGCCAACCACCAGGTCAACACGTTCGGAGGACAGATCATGGCCTGGATGGAGAACGTGGCTACTATCGCTGCTAg tcgTCTGTGTAACGCCCACCCCACCCTGCGGAGCATTGACATGTTCCATTTCAGGGGTCCCTCACAAGTGGGCGACCGGCTGGTCCTCAAAGCCATCGTAAACAACGCATTCAAGAACAG CATGGAGGTGGGCGTGTGTGCAGAGGCCTATCAGGGGGAGGAGCCTCTGAGGCACATCAACAGCGCCTTCATGACCTTTGAGGTCTGCGACAGGGATGGCAAGCCCTGCACGTTGCCAAAAATACAACCTGAACCCCTG GAGGGAAGGAGACGGTATCAGGAGGCCATCGCTAGAAAGAAAATACGACTTGACAG GAAGTACATAATATCCTGCAAGCAGACCGAGGTGCCCTTATCTGTACCGTGGGACCTCAGCAACCAG GTGTACCTGAGCTACAACAACGTGTCTGCTTTGAAGATGCTGGCTACCAGAAACAACTGGGTGTTAAACTCTGAGAAAAACAAG GTGAGCCTGTATACCCTGGAGCAGAAGCAGGTGTTGAGTTTTAAGATTGAGTTTGAGGCAGACGTCCCGGCTGAGAGGGCCTTCATGGTGCTCTCTGACCTCAGCAAGAGAGTGGAGTGGGATCCAAACTACGA GAGGTGTGAGCTGATTCGTAGGGTGGACGATGATGACTTTCTGTACCGCGTGGTGACTCCCTCCATATGCCGGGGTGGGGTCAGTTGCAGCTCTTCAGCCAATCAGGGAGGGATGGTCCAGGACTTCATTCTCCTGGCCTCCAGGAGACCACCGTGTGACAGCGG gGACCCTTATGTTATTGCTCTGCGTTCGgtcactctacccacacaccctccTACAGAGGGCTACAACAGAGGGGAGGTGCTGTGTGCCGGCTTCAGCATCATGGAGGTCTCCAACACTGTATCCAAG ATCTCCTACTTCAACCAGGCGTCTCCCGAGGTCCTGCCCTACATCTCCACAGACATCGCCGGGCTCTCCTCCAGCTTCTACAGCACCTTCTGCACCTGTAGTACCTTCCTCCAGGACAACAGGGACAACCCTACCCCCAAAGACCAACCACCCTCCTCCACACTGAATAGTACACTACTGTAA
- the LOC110508834 gene encoding acyl-coenzyme A thioesterase 11-like isoform X4: MEVGIVVNCEDLFSDSHWRVCQAFATFVTQRTMGGKCVRAFVCVFVCARVFTPQVQLRPLVPRTQAEQVEHSLAAERRRMRLVHADIMKDLLTNRAFQQVEVQEAEKAVPAERTQVESVELVLPPHANHQVNTFGGQIMAWMENVATIAASRLCNAHPTLRSIDMFHFRGPSQVGDRLVLKAIVNNAFKNSMEVGVCAEAYQGEEPLRHINSAFMTFEVCDRDGKPCTLPKIQPEPLEGRRRYQEAIARKKIRLDRKYIISCKQTEVPLSVPWDLSNQVYLSYNNVSALKMLATRNNWVLNSEKNKVSLYTLEQKQVLSFKIEFEADVPAERAFMVLSDLSKRVEWDPNYERCELIRRVDDDDFLYRVVTPSICRGGVSCSSSANQGGMVQDFILLASRRPPCDSGDPYVIALRSVTLPTHPPTEGYNRGEVLCAGFSIMEVSNTVSKISYFNQASPEVLPYISTDIAGLSSSFYSTFCTCSTFLQDNRDNPTPKDQPPSSTLNSTLL; the protein is encoded by the exons ATGGAG GTTGGCATCGTGGTGAACTGTGAGGACCTGTTCAGCGATAGCCACTGGAGGGTGTGTCAGGCATTTGCCACGTTTGTCACCCAGCGCACTATGGGAGGAAAG tgcgtgcgtgcatttgtgtgtgtgtttgtgtgtgcgcgtgtgttcaCTCCACAGGTGCAGCTGCGTCCGTTGGTCCCCCGTACTCAGGCGGAGCAGGTGGAGCACAGCCTAgcagctgagaggaggaggatgaggctgGTCCACGCTGACATCATGAAGGACCTGCTCACCAACAGGGCCTTTCAACAAG tgGAGGTCCAGGAGGCTGAGAAGGCAGTGCCAGCAGAGAGGACGCAGGTAGAGAGTGTAGAGTTGGTTCTCCCTCCTCATGCCAACCACCAGGTCAACACGTTCGGAGGACAGATCATGGCCTGGATGGAGAACGTGGCTACTATCGCTGCTAg tcgTCTGTGTAACGCCCACCCCACCCTGCGGAGCATTGACATGTTCCATTTCAGGGGTCCCTCACAAGTGGGCGACCGGCTGGTCCTCAAAGCCATCGTAAACAACGCATTCAAGAACAG CATGGAGGTGGGCGTGTGTGCAGAGGCCTATCAGGGGGAGGAGCCTCTGAGGCACATCAACAGCGCCTTCATGACCTTTGAGGTCTGCGACAGGGATGGCAAGCCCTGCACGTTGCCAAAAATACAACCTGAACCCCTG GAGGGAAGGAGACGGTATCAGGAGGCCATCGCTAGAAAGAAAATACGACTTGACAG GAAGTACATAATATCCTGCAAGCAGACCGAGGTGCCCTTATCTGTACCGTGGGACCTCAGCAACCAG GTGTACCTGAGCTACAACAACGTGTCTGCTTTGAAGATGCTGGCTACCAGAAACAACTGGGTGTTAAACTCTGAGAAAAACAAG GTGAGCCTGTATACCCTGGAGCAGAAGCAGGTGTTGAGTTTTAAGATTGAGTTTGAGGCAGACGTCCCGGCTGAGAGGGCCTTCATGGTGCTCTCTGACCTCAGCAAGAGAGTGGAGTGGGATCCAAACTACGA GAGGTGTGAGCTGATTCGTAGGGTGGACGATGATGACTTTCTGTACCGCGTGGTGACTCCCTCCATATGCCGGGGTGGGGTCAGTTGCAGCTCTTCAGCCAATCAGGGAGGGATGGTCCAGGACTTCATTCTCCTGGCCTCCAGGAGACCACCGTGTGACAGCGG gGACCCTTATGTTATTGCTCTGCGTTCGgtcactctacccacacaccctccTACAGAGGGCTACAACAGAGGGGAGGTGCTGTGTGCCGGCTTCAGCATCATGGAGGTCTCCAACACTGTATCCAAG ATCTCCTACTTCAACCAGGCGTCTCCCGAGGTCCTGCCCTACATCTCCACAGACATCGCCGGGCTCTCCTCCAGCTTCTACAGCACCTTCTGCACCTGTAGTACCTTCCTCCAGGACAACAGGGACAACCCTACCCCCAAAGACCAACCACCCTCCTCCACACTGAATAGTACACTACTGTAA